One genomic segment of Candidatus Coatesbacteria bacterium includes these proteins:
- a CDS encoding phosphopentomutase: MDSVGVGHAPDAADFGDAGAATLQHTADAVGGLELPNLDALGLRRIVDYRSPLPQPETVGGAYGVMREASPDKDSTTGHWELMGLPTTEPFPTFPEGFPPAVMDEFSRRTGCGWLWNRPASGTEIIERYGLEHITTCKLIVYTSADSVFQIAAHEDVVPPAELYRICRITRELLDPLRVSRVIARPFVGDSPDNFERTSNRRDFSVEPPADTVLDALQAAGVRTVGVGKIGDLFAGVGLDEDHHTTSNADGLAKTTRFAETLDAPAFIFTNLVDFDTRFGHRRNPRGYAGALVEFDAWLGSFRELLRADDLLLITADHGCDPTYKGTDHTRERVPLLVYRPRTPGGVELGLRDSFCDVGRSTAAWFGVDWPRGKSFLPVLGIE; this comes from the coding sequence ATGGACTCGGTGGGCGTGGGTCACGCTCCGGACGCGGCGGACTTCGGCGACGCCGGGGCGGCGACGCTGCAACACACCGCCGACGCCGTCGGTGGCCTGGAGCTGCCCAACCTCGACGCCCTGGGCCTGCGGCGGATCGTCGATTACCGCAGCCCCCTGCCGCAGCCGGAGACGGTCGGCGGGGCCTACGGCGTCATGCGGGAGGCCTCGCCGGACAAGGACTCGACGACGGGGCACTGGGAGCTGATGGGGCTGCCGACGACGGAGCCCTTTCCCACCTTCCCCGAGGGCTTCCCGCCCGCGGTGATGGACGAGTTCAGCCGGCGCACGGGCTGCGGCTGGCTGTGGAACAGGCCGGCTTCGGGCACGGAGATCATCGAGCGTTACGGGCTGGAGCACATCACGACCTGCAAGCTGATCGTCTACACCTCGGCGGATTCGGTCTTCCAGATCGCCGCTCACGAAGACGTCGTCCCGCCGGCGGAGCTGTACCGGATCTGCCGGATCACCCGTGAGCTGCTGGACCCCCTGCGGGTCAGCCGAGTGATCGCCCGGCCCTTCGTCGGTGATTCGCCGGACAACTTCGAGCGCACGTCCAACCGGCGGGACTTCAGCGTCGAGCCGCCCGCGGACACCGTCCTCGACGCCCTGCAGGCCGCCGGGGTGCGTACCGTCGGCGTGGGCAAGATCGGCGACCTGTTCGCCGGCGTCGGCCTGGACGAGGACCACCACACCACCTCCAACGCCGACGGCCTGGCGAAGACGACGCGCTTCGCTGAGACGCTGGACGCTCCCGCCTTCATCTTCACCAACCTGGTGGACTTCGACACCCGCTTCGGCCACCGCCGCAACCCCCGGGGCTACGCCGGGGCGCTGGTCGAGTTCGACGCCTGGCTCGGCTCCTTCCGCGAGCTGCTGCGGGCCGACGACCTGTTGCTGATCACCGCCGACCACGGTTGCGACCCGACCTACAAGGGCACGGACCACACCCGGGAGCGGGTGCCGCTGTTGGTTTACCGACCGCGGACACCCGGCGGCGTCGAGTTGGGCCTGCGCGACTCGTTCTGCGACGTCGGCCGCAGCACGGCCGCCTGGTTCGGCGTTGACTGGCCCCGGGGTAAGTCCTTCCTGCCCGTCCTTGGGATCGAATAG